From the Gasterosteus aculeatus chromosome 13, fGasAcu3.hap1.1, whole genome shotgun sequence genome, one window contains:
- the LOC120830561 gene encoding transmembrane protein 248 isoform X2 — MGFWQPVTNLRDYVSHNPPGVTFFLCLLTVAVSFICLSAYSYTHTLPNPDTAEDWNHLLSSLSQFQLCVKANVSSPELVSPVPPSLGDGDPTVNSTETPSLGTLRVKVPLALNTNSNSVSLKDLGLHATFRARQLHLGDDEIVNVTLEFLSENETCTCLTITAPTHLLPMSLLPPECPVFEKHISPILTEAGDHPHAASQTCYSLHSTNDPTLAVMLTQEEQSVAVRHLLGVSVCLLGVCLILCVAASITHSLNRRYHSTGMEPQNEPLIDP; from the exons ATGGGTTTCTGGCAGCCGGTGACCAACCTTAGAGACTACGTCTCCCACAATCCTCCGGGGGTTACGTTCTTCCTGTGTCTGTTGACCGTGGCTGTCTCCTTCATCTGCCTCAGCGCctacagctacacacacacgctgcctaACCCTGACACAGCAGAG gACTGGAACCATCTACTGTCCTCATTGTCCCAGTTCCAGCTGTGTGTGAAAGCCAACGTAAGTTCACCTGAGCTCGTGTCGCCGGTCCCCCCTTCTCTGGGTGATGGAGACCCTACGGTTAACTCGACAGAGACTCCGTCTCTCGGTACCCTGCGTGTCAAGGTGCCTCTGGCTCTAAACACAAACTCAAACAGTGTCTCTCTCAAAGACCTTGGTTTACACGCTACCTTCAGAGCCAGGCAATTACACCTTGGAG ACGATGAGATTGTTAATGTGACTTTGGAGTTTTTGTCTGAAAATGAAACCTGCACCTGCCTCACCATTACTGCTCCAACGCACCTCCTGCCCATGAGTCT ACTACCACCAGAGTGCCCTGTGTTTGAGAAACACATTTCGCCAATCCTCACGGAAGCAGGCGACCACCCGCATGCAGCATCACAAACCTGCTACAGTCTACACTCAACGAATGACCCGACACTCGCAGTGATGTTAACACAG GAGGAGCAGAGCGTGGCAGTGAGACATCTGTTGggagtcagtgtgtgtctgctagGAGTTTGCTTGATCCTCTGTGTCGCTGCTAGTATCACGCATTCACTAAACCGCCGCTACCACTCGACTGGAATGGAACCACAAAAT GAGCCCTTGATTGACCCCTAA
- the LOC120830561 gene encoding transmembrane protein 248 isoform X1, with protein MGFWQPVTNLRDYVSHNPPGVTFFLCLLTVAVSFICLSAYSYTHTLPNPDTAEDWNHLLSSLSQFQLCVKANVSSPELVSPVPPSLGDGDPTVNSTETPSLGTLRVKVPLALNTNSNSVSLKDLGLHATFRARQLHLGDDEIVNVTLEFLSENETCTCLTITAPTHLLPMSLLPPECPVFEKHISPILTEAGDHPHAASQTCYSLHSTNDPTLAVMLTQEEQSVAVRHLLGVSVCLLGVCLILCVAASITHSLNRRYHSTGMEPQNVKEPLIDP; from the exons ATGGGTTTCTGGCAGCCGGTGACCAACCTTAGAGACTACGTCTCCCACAATCCTCCGGGGGTTACGTTCTTCCTGTGTCTGTTGACCGTGGCTGTCTCCTTCATCTGCCTCAGCGCctacagctacacacacacgctgcctaACCCTGACACAGCAGAG gACTGGAACCATCTACTGTCCTCATTGTCCCAGTTCCAGCTGTGTGTGAAAGCCAACGTAAGTTCACCTGAGCTCGTGTCGCCGGTCCCCCCTTCTCTGGGTGATGGAGACCCTACGGTTAACTCGACAGAGACTCCGTCTCTCGGTACCCTGCGTGTCAAGGTGCCTCTGGCTCTAAACACAAACTCAAACAGTGTCTCTCTCAAAGACCTTGGTTTACACGCTACCTTCAGAGCCAGGCAATTACACCTTGGAG ACGATGAGATTGTTAATGTGACTTTGGAGTTTTTGTCTGAAAATGAAACCTGCACCTGCCTCACCATTACTGCTCCAACGCACCTCCTGCCCATGAGTCT ACTACCACCAGAGTGCCCTGTGTTTGAGAAACACATTTCGCCAATCCTCACGGAAGCAGGCGACCACCCGCATGCAGCATCACAAACCTGCTACAGTCTACACTCAACGAATGACCCGACACTCGCAGTGATGTTAACACAG GAGGAGCAGAGCGTGGCAGTGAGACATCTGTTGggagtcagtgtgtgtctgctagGAGTTTGCTTGATCCTCTGTGTCGCTGCTAGTATCACGCATTCACTAAACCGCCGCTACCACTCGACTGGAATGGAACCACAAAATGTAaag GAGCCCTTGATTGACCCCTAA